In Streptomyces sp. NBC_00306, a single genomic region encodes these proteins:
- a CDS encoding trypsin-like serine peptidase, which produces MRPIRPKLAAASFAAVLALAATACGPSEDNAGDKPSAAASESTDGKITIPDDLKDRLKEHGIDLDKWKNGEWKNWDRDKWLREAQDFVNPIIEDLWDPDRMREAEKPPEKPVDPDISGDEGVTDPTPDPVKAQAVKAPYNSSEPEAGKLLFDGPDGSMVCSATVVKDPAHPGKSNMVWTAGHCVHAGKNGGWYRNIAFVPSYNDSAKSTAELAKAPREEIAPYGVWWGDWAQTSEQWINQGAATGGQGAPYDYAVIHVTPEKGGTGKSLEETVGSALPVDFNAPAATDIAKMTATGYPAAPPFDGEKMFQCADKPGRLSLKADEPTMHRIGCTMTGGSSGGGWVAEGQDGKPALVSNTSIGPVTAGWLAGPRLGDGAKAIYDAVSKKFAGQ; this is translated from the coding sequence ATGCGACCCATTCGCCCGAAGCTGGCAGCGGCATCCTTCGCCGCCGTGCTCGCACTGGCTGCCACTGCCTGCGGTCCGAGCGAGGACAACGCGGGCGACAAGCCGAGCGCCGCCGCCAGCGAGTCCACCGACGGCAAGATCACCATTCCGGACGATCTCAAGGACCGGCTCAAGGAGCACGGGATCGATCTGGACAAGTGGAAGAACGGCGAGTGGAAGAACTGGGACCGGGACAAGTGGCTGCGCGAGGCCCAGGACTTCGTCAACCCGATCATCGAGGACCTGTGGGACCCGGACCGGATGCGTGAGGCGGAGAAGCCGCCGGAGAAGCCGGTCGACCCCGACATCTCCGGTGACGAGGGTGTCACCGACCCGACGCCGGACCCGGTGAAGGCGCAGGCGGTGAAGGCCCCGTACAACTCCAGCGAGCCCGAGGCGGGCAAGCTCCTCTTCGACGGCCCCGACGGTTCCATGGTCTGTTCGGCGACCGTCGTGAAGGACCCGGCGCACCCCGGCAAGTCCAACATGGTGTGGACGGCGGGCCACTGCGTGCACGCAGGCAAGAACGGCGGCTGGTACCGCAACATCGCCTTCGTGCCGTCGTACAACGACAGCGCCAAGTCCACCGCCGAGCTGGCGAAGGCGCCCAGGGAAGAGATCGCTCCGTACGGTGTGTGGTGGGGCGACTGGGCCCAGACGTCCGAGCAGTGGATCAACCAGGGTGCGGCGACGGGCGGTCAGGGCGCGCCGTACGACTACGCCGTGATCCATGTGACCCCGGAGAAGGGCGGCACGGGCAAGTCGCTGGAGGAGACGGTCGGTTCCGCGCTCCCCGTCGACTTCAACGCACCGGCCGCGACGGACATCGCCAAGATGACCGCCACGGGGTACCCGGCGGCGCCGCCGTTCGACGGCGAGAAGATGTTCCAGTGCGCCGACAAGCCGGGCCGTCTCTCCCTCAAGGCCGACGAGCCCACGATGCACCGCATCGGGTGCACCATGACCGGCGGTTCGTCCGGCGGCGGCTGGGTGGCCGAGGGCCAGGACGGCAAGCCCGCGCTGGTGTCCAACACCTCGATCGGCCCGGTCACGGCCGGCTGGCTGGCCGGCCCGCGCCTGGGTGACGGGGCGAAGGCCATCTACGACGCCGTGAGCAAGAAGTTCGCCGGCCAGTAG
- a CDS encoding diaminobutyrate--2-oxoglutarate transaminase family protein: protein MAVTEPAPAPPAAHEGILRRQSLRESAARTYARSLPIVPVRARGLTIEGADGRRYLDCLSGAGTLALGHNHPVVLEAIKKVLDSGAPLHVLDLATPVKDAFTTELFATLPRELADDARIQFCGPAGTDAVEAALKLVRKATGRSGLLAFTGAYHGMTSGALDVSGGATDVRVSRLPFPQNYRCPYGVGGERGAELGARWTESLLDDPQSGVPMPAGMILEPVQGEGGVNPAPDNWMRRMREITADRAIPLIADEVQTGVGRTGTFWAVEHSGVVPDVMVLSKAIGGSLPLAVIVYRSELDAWQPGAHAGTFRGNQLAMAAGAATLAFVRENRLADRAATLGARMLGRLQGLATAHPCIGDVRGRGLMIGVELVDPDSAAPDAMVPPPAPELASAVQQQCLDRGLIVELGGRHSAVVRLLPPLTLTDEQAMAVLDRFADALAAAERSLRGRNDTRQSS from the coding sequence GTGGCCGTGACCGAACCTGCTCCGGCGCCGCCGGCCGCGCATGAGGGAATTCTCCGTCGGCAGTCGCTGCGCGAGTCCGCGGCCAGGACCTACGCGCGCTCGCTGCCCATCGTTCCCGTGCGCGCACGAGGGCTCACGATCGAGGGTGCGGACGGCCGGCGCTACCTGGACTGCCTCTCCGGGGCGGGGACCCTGGCGCTCGGTCACAACCACCCGGTGGTGCTCGAAGCCATCAAGAAGGTCCTCGACTCCGGCGCACCCCTCCACGTCCTGGACCTCGCGACCCCGGTCAAGGACGCCTTCACCACCGAGCTCTTTGCCACGCTGCCCCGGGAGTTGGCCGATGACGCCCGCATCCAGTTCTGCGGGCCCGCGGGCACCGACGCCGTCGAAGCGGCCCTCAAGCTCGTGCGCAAGGCGACCGGCCGCTCCGGGCTTCTTGCCTTCACCGGTGCGTATCACGGCATGACGTCCGGTGCCCTCGACGTGTCCGGCGGCGCGACCGACGTCCGGGTGAGCCGGCTGCCGTTTCCTCAGAACTACCGCTGTCCCTACGGCGTCGGTGGTGAGCGCGGAGCCGAACTGGGCGCGCGGTGGACCGAGAGCCTTCTCGACGATCCCCAGAGCGGTGTGCCGATGCCGGCCGGGATGATCCTCGAACCCGTCCAGGGGGAGGGCGGAGTGAACCCGGCCCCCGACAACTGGATGCGCAGAATGCGGGAGATCACCGCGGACCGCGCCATCCCGCTGATCGCCGACGAAGTGCAGACCGGAGTGGGGCGCACCGGCACCTTCTGGGCTGTGGAACACAGCGGAGTCGTCCCCGATGTCATGGTCCTCTCCAAAGCGATCGGCGGCTCCCTCCCGCTGGCTGTGATCGTCTACCGCTCCGAGCTCGACGCCTGGCAACCAGGCGCGCACGCAGGCACCTTCCGTGGCAACCAGCTCGCCATGGCCGCCGGTGCGGCCACACTCGCCTTCGTACGCGAGAACCGGCTGGCCGACCGCGCCGCCACCCTGGGCGCCCGCATGCTCGGCCGCCTCCAGGGCCTGGCGACGGCCCACCCCTGCATCGGGGACGTCCGAGGGCGGGGCCTCATGATCGGCGTCGAACTCGTCGACCCGGATTCCGCGGCCCCGGACGCGATGGTGCCCCCGCCCGCCCCGGAACTCGCCTCGGCCGTCCAGCAGCAGTGCCTCGACCGCGGGCTCATCGTCGAACTCGGCGGCCGGCACTCCGCCGTCGTACGGCTCCTTCCTCCTCTCACCCTCACCGACGAACAGGCGATGGCCGTCCTCGACCGATTCGCCGACGCTCTGGCCGCGGCCGAGCGGTCCCTGCGTGGACGCAACGACACCAGGCAGTCCTCCTGA